Proteins encoded within one genomic window of Hahella chejuensis KCTC 2396:
- a CDS encoding lipase secretion chaperone — protein sequence MKNLSLALCVAALAAAALLLLQPDVTESTVAAEANPEGSQSMGADTVNEPQPPRLSQSDAPTTTPAWNGANFARALAGTDIDGDLRVDENGLLIMDIQVKDFFDYFFLAVGERSPEEVIAEIQRRIYDKLPAQAAEQAMELLNDYISYQERIGELMAAPLAPTESQDYEYYASVMANTFEQLKSLRRQIFAPDVVDAFFGLDEAYSDYALAVMQVKADAQLSDSEKASQVEALRQKLPAQMRDAHRQAAQRENLTREARRMYREGYDADSVRQALRGQFSDEKAEKIIAYYQREETWRARLDDYQRRKQDIQAAARTDAETVAGLTQLRNSLFTSDELKLVESYDAIERKATRYEKP from the coding sequence ATGAAAAATCTCTCCCTCGCCTTGTGCGTTGCGGCCCTCGCTGCCGCGGCGTTATTGCTCTTGCAACCTGACGTCACTGAATCTACCGTCGCGGCGGAAGCTAATCCCGAGGGCTCTCAATCAATGGGAGCTGATACAGTTAATGAGCCGCAGCCTCCCAGGCTTTCTCAATCCGATGCGCCAACGACGACGCCGGCATGGAATGGCGCCAACTTCGCCCGCGCCCTGGCTGGAACGGATATCGACGGTGATCTGCGAGTGGATGAGAATGGTCTTTTGATCATGGACATACAGGTGAAGGACTTTTTCGATTACTTCTTTCTTGCTGTCGGAGAGCGTTCGCCGGAAGAGGTGATTGCGGAAATCCAACGCCGTATCTATGACAAGTTGCCGGCGCAGGCCGCGGAACAGGCCATGGAGTTGTTGAACGATTACATCTCCTATCAAGAGCGCATAGGTGAGTTGATGGCGGCGCCATTGGCGCCGACGGAAAGTCAGGATTATGAATACTATGCGTCGGTGATGGCGAATACCTTCGAGCAGTTGAAGTCGCTGCGACGGCAAATATTCGCTCCGGATGTCGTCGATGCATTTTTTGGTTTGGATGAAGCCTATTCCGATTATGCGCTGGCGGTGATGCAAGTGAAGGCGGACGCTCAGTTGAGCGACAGCGAGAAAGCCAGTCAAGTGGAAGCCTTGCGACAAAAATTGCCGGCGCAGATGCGCGACGCCCATCGTCAGGCCGCGCAACGGGAGAATCTGACGCGGGAAGCGCGACGCATGTACCGGGAAGGGTATGACGCCGACAGCGTCCGGCAAGCCCTGCGGGGGCAGTTTAGCGACGAGAAAGCAGAGAAGATCATCGCCTACTATCAACGGGAAGAGACATGGCGCGCGCGCCTGGATGATTATCAACGTCGCAAGCAGGATATCCAGGCCGCTGCGCGCACCGATGCGGAAACCGTGGCGGGGCTCACGCAGTTGCGCAACAGCCTGTTTACCTCAGACGAATTGAAGCTGGTGGAGAGCTACGACGCTATCGAGAGGAAAGCCACGCGATATGAGAAACCATGA
- a CDS encoding esterase/lipase family protein — MEKITHAVCLVVTASLSSLSHADGCSAWAGSSDGYTDTQHPFLMVHGITGFDTVGGLLGYFHTVPMNLCRSGADVVIASVSPFNDSEQRGLSLADDINSGVYGDAVKYNVFAHSQGSPTTRAAITFDAHANGEGQGHIASLTSVDGVNNGSRVADMIRGVIPADSSIEGGVAAVANAFGSLIAWISGDEHQQDSIAALDSLTSVGTADLNSRHPYGTASGECVEDRDTVVTYRGNEIHLYSWAGRSVMTNILDLLDPFLFTTSLVFGAEPSDGMVSVCSQKLGEYLGDYDANHIDVINHVMGVGSIWHNPVSLYRVQANRLKNTGL; from the coding sequence ATGGAAAAAATAACGCATGCTGTATGTTTGGTCGTGACAGCTTCACTCTCCTCCCTCTCACACGCTGATGGATGCAGCGCCTGGGCGGGTTCCTCGGATGGTTATACCGATACTCAACACCCCTTTCTAATGGTGCATGGCATTACCGGGTTCGACACCGTTGGCGGGTTGTTGGGTTACTTCCACACTGTGCCTATGAACCTGTGTCGCAGTGGCGCGGATGTGGTGATCGCCAGCGTATCGCCGTTCAACGATAGCGAACAGCGCGGTTTGTCTCTGGCGGACGATATCAATAGCGGCGTCTATGGCGATGCGGTGAAGTACAACGTTTTCGCCCACAGTCAGGGCTCGCCCACCACGCGCGCCGCCATCACCTTTGACGCGCACGCCAATGGGGAAGGCCAGGGCCACATCGCTTCACTGACCTCCGTGGATGGGGTCAATAATGGCTCCCGCGTGGCGGATATGATTCGCGGCGTCATTCCCGCGGACAGTTCAATTGAAGGCGGCGTCGCCGCGGTGGCGAACGCATTCGGCTCTCTGATCGCCTGGATTTCCGGGGACGAGCATCAGCAGGACTCCATTGCGGCGCTGGACTCACTGACTTCCGTCGGCACAGCGGACCTTAACAGCCGGCACCCCTACGGGACCGCGTCCGGGGAGTGTGTGGAGGACCGCGATACGGTGGTGACCTACCGCGGCAATGAAATCCATTTGTATTCCTGGGCGGGAAGGAGTGTGATGACCAACATTCTGGATTTGTTGGACCCGTTTCTGTTCACAACCTCATTGGTGTTCGGCGCAGAGCCCAGTGACGGCATGGTCTCTGTTTGCTCGCAAAAACTGGGCGAGTATCTGGGTGACTATGACGCCAACCACATAGATGTAATCAATCATGTCATGGGCGTAGGCTCTATCTGGCATAACCCGGTGTCGCTGTACCGCGTGCAGGCCAACCGCCTGAAAAATACCGGACTTTAA
- a CDS encoding DUF4136 domain-containing protein encodes MNLCGQLNLFSRVATLCALLLLGGCAGYQVRGDYAEEFDFSSIHTYRWATENHDAQGVVGLREQRMRQTVEQALQGEGLSPAESADVLVRVLYRVDNRQEYRQEPGFGFWRPFFSHDRDVVVHDYQMGVLTVEMIEPTTNRVVWQGASSRRMSYDQSPEEKIKNLEEEVRAIFERYPPQPAAQ; translated from the coding sequence ATGAATCTGTGCGGACAACTGAATCTGTTCAGTCGTGTGGCGACGCTGTGCGCGCTACTGCTGTTGGGCGGCTGCGCCGGTTATCAAGTGCGTGGCGACTACGCTGAGGAGTTCGACTTCTCCAGCATCCATACTTACCGCTGGGCGACGGAGAATCACGACGCCCAGGGCGTGGTGGGATTGCGTGAGCAACGCATGCGTCAGACTGTGGAACAGGCGCTGCAAGGCGAAGGTCTGTCTCCCGCTGAGTCGGCGGATGTGCTGGTGCGTGTTTTATATCGCGTCGATAACCGGCAGGAGTATCGGCAGGAGCCGGGGTTCGGGTTCTGGCGGCCTTTCTTTTCACATGATCGCGATGTGGTGGTCCATGACTACCAAATGGGCGTACTCACCGTGGAAATGATTGAGCCCACGACCAATCGCGTGGTTTGGCAGGGGGCTTCATCAAGGCGCATGAGCTACGATCAATCCCCAGAAGAAAAGATCAAAAACCTGGAAGAAGAGGTGCGCGCCATCTTCGAGCGGTACCCGCCGCAGCCGGCGGCGCAGTAG
- a CDS encoding DUF4136 domain-containing protein codes for MFHKRMIGGVSAILVTLTLTANLSGCATKAARYDYQPGRDFSTLKTYALAPPSVNGGATTLSDARIENAIRLFMQNKGFQMVDKAKADVWSTWRIKVEKEIRRNGISYGFGYGVASGRTGVGISLGTRPPAEEVMRGKLVLEMVDPQNSNVIWSAEAARPLSENDTPAAKEAEIRKLVGEMLQNFPPKDA; via the coding sequence ATGTTTCACAAGCGAATGATTGGCGGAGTGTCCGCCATCCTGGTTACGTTGACCTTAACCGCCAACCTGTCCGGCTGCGCCACGAAAGCGGCGCGATATGATTATCAGCCCGGCAGAGACTTTTCCACTCTAAAAACCTATGCCCTGGCGCCGCCCAGCGTCAACGGCGGCGCGACGACGCTGAGCGACGCCCGCATTGAAAACGCCATACGCCTGTTCATGCAGAACAAAGGCTTCCAAATGGTCGACAAGGCCAAAGCGGATGTCTGGAGCACCTGGCGCATTAAAGTGGAAAAGGAAATTCGCCGCAACGGAATCAGTTATGGTTTTGGATACGGCGTCGCGAGCGGGCGCACTGGCGTCGGCATCAGCCTGGGAACACGTCCGCCGGCGGAAGAGGTGATGCGGGGCAAACTGGTGTTGGAGATGGTCGATCCGCAGAATTCCAACGTTATCTGGAGCGCGGAGGCCGCTCGTCCTTTGAGCGAGAACGATACCCCGGCGGCGAAGGAAGCGGAAATCCGCAAACTGGTGGGAGAAATGCTACAGAATTTTCCACCGAAAGACGCATGA
- a CDS encoding response regulator has translation MTQATDILIVEDDPASRRLLLDVLENAGYRCQAVDNGEEGVQLASELSPRAILMDIKLPGVSGLVAAGRIREAEARRRETATIRTVLIIGMSAHAMKNDLEIIDQAGFDHFITKPFSYRVLLRYLQENLPADGMGL, from the coding sequence ATGACTCAAGCGACAGATATTCTGATTGTTGAAGACGACCCGGCCTCCAGGCGTTTGCTGTTGGATGTCCTGGAAAATGCCGGCTATCGCTGTCAGGCCGTGGATAACGGCGAAGAGGGCGTGCAGCTGGCGTCTGAGCTTTCGCCCCGGGCGATACTTATGGATATCAAACTTCCCGGCGTCAGCGGTCTGGTCGCCGCCGGCCGGATCAGAGAAGCGGAAGCGCGACGGCGGGAAACAGCAACCATACGGACGGTGTTGATCATTGGCATGTCCGCTCACGCCATGAAAAACGATCTGGAGATCATCGATCAGGCGGGATTTGACCACTTCATCACCAAGCCCTTCAGTTATCGCGTGCTGTTGCGATATTTACAGGAAAACCTTCCCGCCGACGGAATGGGCCTTTGA
- a CDS encoding response regulator yields MTLLLIVEDNDMNADMLTRRLRRKGYEIALACDGGEAVTMAQECRPALILMDLSLPVMDGYEATRRIKESGRCDAPIIALTAHALSEDRDKALAAGCDDYETKPVNFPRLLEKIERFLAAS; encoded by the coding sequence ATGACGTTGCTACTGATTGTCGAAGATAACGATATGAATGCGGACATGCTCACGCGTCGACTACGTCGGAAAGGATACGAAATCGCACTCGCCTGCGATGGCGGCGAGGCGGTGACCATGGCGCAGGAATGCCGCCCTGCGCTGATCCTCATGGATCTGAGCCTGCCCGTTATGGATGGCTACGAAGCGACGCGAAGAATAAAGGAAAGCGGAAGATGCGACGCTCCGATTATTGCGCTGACGGCCCACGCCCTGTCGGAAGATCGCGACAAAGCGTTAGCGGCGGGATGCGATGATTATGAAACCAAGCCGGTGAATTTTCCCCGCCTGCTGGAGAAAATCGAACGGTTTTTGGCGGCGAGCTGA
- a CDS encoding response regulator: protein MQESQTTELGWWRRVSIRAKMQIGVLGFALLLLLICAITLTVMANLYFHQKMRQDLQMLSKVLAENSGAALTFNDATSAGKVLSALKENASVEAAALYQERAAEAFAEYPQSGAAAGLAAMAGQDGVWLRQDFYITSTPVKVNEETVGFLVLKSNLQEWDKFKQKLLSLFLVLIVGMLALTLLVSYWLKSHITQPLASLSEWAMQVSKHKDFNARASKRNEDEIGHLVDSLNVMLSELARQETIVSLNRELEWEIQERKVVEKDLIATRNRAEEANKAKSRFLANMSHELRTPLNAIIGYSEMLQEVVAEDDYEREEILDDIGKVRSAGKHLLSLINDILDISKIEAGKMQISIEAFSMEDLVDEVAGALRLLADERRNKLVVRGAGDVGVVHSDLVKVRQILFNLLSNAVKFTEDGVVELICERESVAGEDWMLCKVRDTGIGISDRAIKELFRPFSQADPSTTRRYGGTGLGLAISRSYATMLGGEITVSSKEGEGSEFCIRLPTTAEINGPEERIEGVETVASKPPLVASDTPLPAPTAMSGARVLLIDDDPTVHDILKHQLNKHGFVVRSALSGGEGLKLAQQEDFDVIVLDIFMPGQDGWQVLQMLKSDATTAHMPVVMHTIESNAEKGFALGASDFLVKPINGARLLSILQRYQKKETGMKVLYVDDDVHSLELVRAYMHGTGWNLIMAEDGREGLEKLSQNLDVSMILLDLIMPEMNGFEFLEEIRRNEKTADTPVIVISARDLNQAERSLLQQHTQAVLRKGMYDKSALLSRIKEVLEERTPVS, encoded by the coding sequence ATGCAAGAGTCGCAAACGACGGAGTTAGGCTGGTGGCGACGGGTTAGCATCCGCGCCAAGATGCAGATAGGCGTTCTCGGTTTTGCGCTGTTGCTGTTGTTGATTTGCGCTATCACCCTGACGGTGATGGCGAATCTCTATTTCCATCAAAAAATGCGCCAGGATCTGCAAATGCTCAGCAAAGTGCTGGCGGAGAACAGCGGCGCCGCACTGACTTTCAACGATGCGACTTCCGCAGGCAAGGTGTTGTCCGCATTGAAAGAAAATGCATCCGTGGAGGCGGCTGCGTTGTATCAGGAGCGCGCCGCCGAGGCCTTTGCGGAATATCCGCAATCTGGCGCTGCGGCGGGCTTGGCGGCGATGGCCGGTCAAGATGGCGTTTGGTTGCGACAGGATTTTTATATCACCTCGACGCCGGTGAAGGTGAACGAGGAAACAGTCGGGTTCCTGGTGCTGAAATCGAATCTGCAAGAGTGGGATAAATTCAAACAGAAGTTGCTTAGTCTGTTCCTGGTGTTGATTGTCGGCATGCTCGCTCTGACTTTGTTGGTCTCCTATTGGTTGAAGTCCCACATTACCCAGCCATTGGCTTCTCTGTCAGAGTGGGCGATGCAGGTCTCCAAGCACAAGGACTTCAACGCCCGCGCCAGCAAACGCAATGAAGATGAAATCGGGCATTTGGTGGACAGTCTCAATGTCATGCTATCAGAGCTGGCGCGACAGGAAACCATTGTCTCGCTGAACCGGGAGCTGGAGTGGGAAATTCAAGAACGCAAAGTGGTGGAGAAAGACCTGATCGCCACACGCAATCGGGCGGAGGAAGCCAACAAGGCGAAAAGTCGTTTCCTCGCCAATATGAGCCATGAACTGCGCACGCCTCTTAACGCGATTATTGGCTACAGCGAAATGCTGCAGGAGGTCGTGGCGGAGGACGATTATGAGAGAGAGGAGATTCTCGACGATATCGGCAAGGTGCGCTCCGCTGGTAAACACCTGTTGAGCCTGATCAACGATATTCTGGACATCTCCAAGATTGAAGCCGGCAAGATGCAGATCAGCATCGAGGCGTTCAGCATGGAGGACCTGGTGGATGAGGTGGCCGGCGCGTTGCGGCTGCTGGCGGATGAACGACGCAATAAGCTGGTTGTGCGCGGCGCAGGCGATGTGGGCGTGGTGCACAGCGATTTGGTCAAGGTCAGGCAGATTCTGTTCAACCTGTTGAGCAATGCGGTCAAGTTCACCGAGGATGGCGTCGTAGAGCTGATATGCGAACGGGAGTCTGTAGCAGGGGAGGATTGGATGTTATGCAAGGTGCGCGATACGGGCATCGGCATCAGCGACCGCGCGATCAAGGAACTGTTTCGCCCTTTCAGTCAGGCGGACCCCTCCACCACGCGACGTTACGGCGGCACCGGCCTCGGACTGGCGATCAGTCGCTCCTACGCCACGATGCTGGGCGGAGAAATCACGGTTTCCAGCAAAGAAGGCGAAGGCTCGGAGTTCTGTATACGCTTGCCCACCACCGCTGAAATCAACGGTCCGGAAGAGCGCATCGAGGGCGTGGAGACGGTGGCCTCCAAGCCGCCATTGGTTGCGTCAGACACGCCGCTCCCAGCGCCAACTGCGATGAGCGGGGCCAGAGTATTGCTTATCGACGATGACCCGACGGTGCATGACATCCTGAAGCACCAACTGAATAAACACGGTTTCGTGGTGCGCTCGGCGCTCTCCGGCGGCGAGGGGCTTAAGTTGGCGCAACAGGAAGACTTCGACGTGATTGTGCTGGACATATTCATGCCAGGGCAGGATGGCTGGCAAGTATTGCAAATGCTGAAATCCGATGCGACGACGGCGCATATGCCGGTCGTCATGCATACCATCGAATCCAATGCGGAGAAGGGGTTTGCTCTGGGAGCGTCGGATTTTCTGGTGAAACCAATCAACGGCGCGCGTTTGTTATCCATTCTGCAGCGCTATCAGAAAAAAGAAACCGGGATGAAAGTGCTGTATGTGGATGACGATGTACACAGTCTGGAACTGGTGCGCGCCTACATGCATGGGACCGGATGGAATCTGATCATGGCGGAAGATGGTCGGGAAGGCTTGGAAAAGCTGAGCCAGAATCTGGATGTCTCGATGATCCTGCTGGACTTGATCATGCCGGAAATGAACGGCTTCGAATTCCTTGAGGAAATCCGTCGCAATGAGAAAACCGCGGACACCCCGGTCATTGTGATATCCGCCAGGGACTTGAACCAGGCGGAGCGCAGCTTGTTGCAACAGCACACCCAGGCGGTGCTGCGCAAAGGCATGTATGACAAGAGCGCGCTATTGAGCCGCATCAAGGAAGTGCTGGAGGAAAGGACGCCGGTGAGTTAG
- a CDS encoding YfiR family protein — MSSRQMRWKWSRGLTAATMLALSAAVWAVDVEYQIKASYLYNFMQFVSFPQDSLAQEGQIKVCIVGVNRFGDALDEIDGAKAPQGKVVVRSLGRYRSNLPVHGCNVLFLSSSEERETERILKLVDVREVLTISEYSPFIDYGGLIELYQKDDSIRFRVNASLVTETKFKVAAQLVQLGVE, encoded by the coding sequence ATGTCCTCTCGACAGATGAGATGGAAGTGGTCGCGCGGATTAACGGCGGCGACGATGCTGGCGCTCTCCGCCGCAGTGTGGGCGGTGGATGTCGAGTATCAAATCAAAGCGTCTTATCTCTACAACTTTATGCAGTTTGTCAGTTTTCCACAGGATTCTTTGGCTCAAGAAGGTCAGATCAAGGTCTGTATCGTCGGGGTAAATCGCTTTGGCGACGCATTGGATGAAATAGATGGGGCCAAAGCGCCGCAGGGGAAAGTTGTCGTCAGGAGTCTGGGGCGATATCGATCCAATCTCCCAGTACATGGCTGCAATGTGTTGTTCCTGTCTTCGTCGGAAGAGAGAGAAACGGAGCGCATCCTGAAACTGGTGGATGTGCGGGAAGTGCTGACCATCAGCGAATACTCTCCGTTTATCGACTATGGCGGCTTGATTGAGCTGTACCAGAAAGATGACAGCATACGCTTCAGAGTCAACGCGTCGTTAGTCACGGAAACCAAATTCAAGGTGGCGGCGCAGTTGGTGCAATTGGGAGTGGAATAA
- a CDS encoding TonB-dependent receptor plug domain-containing protein, with protein sequence MKQRPSDFAKIAGCSLMALFSATSFAARDDLVLDIKGASLEQLMGLKISTLSRKQELLARAPAAVYVITRDDIRRMGVTHIAEALRYVPGLEVNRFEGGKWSVSARGFSSSTTNANKMLVLIDGRSIYSMLYSGVLWEEKDVMLEDVDRIEVVRGPGGTLWGANAVNGVINIITRNAQETQGGVVTVGAGLEERGLYQQRYGWRIGEEGYARIYGKGVYRDNSGGLGTEDDSEHLQTGFRVDLERGSQDTYTLQGDYYRGEAGSMEEFHGGNLMFNWSHTFSEQRSQQLLLYFDNTVLETTGLDDKRDIWNLEYQLRNQFGFHDVVAGLGYRVVHDEVLSPSEVSGLRPEKRNDEVKNLFIQDEIKPFGENFRFIAGTKYEVNDYSGEEWQPSVRLAYDFPDAIIWASWSKAVRVPTRLEHDLYAPGLEGAQSLLPERAKFYEVGGRKSWKKWTLDLSAYHGEYDDLRTIGTSGIRNEMTGDVRGVEVSLDYKPNPVWRLRLNASHMEMDMELDASSDSVISAESLEDTSPRDMAQLISYWDISPSWSLNAYLRYVDRIQGSNIPSFLVADLSVVWKPTEDLRAQWVLRHLGDPHPESVGVNGEVESDAAFYLGWEF encoded by the coding sequence ATGAAACAACGACCGTCCGACTTCGCGAAAATAGCAGGGTGTTCGCTAATGGCGCTATTTTCCGCTACTTCGTTTGCAGCAAGAGATGATTTGGTGCTGGACATCAAAGGAGCCAGTCTGGAGCAGCTCATGGGGCTGAAAATTTCCACCTTGTCCCGCAAACAAGAACTGCTCGCCAGAGCCCCGGCGGCGGTTTACGTCATTACCCGGGACGATATCCGACGCATGGGCGTTACCCATATAGCAGAGGCGTTGCGCTATGTCCCCGGACTTGAGGTGAATCGCTTCGAAGGCGGCAAGTGGAGCGTCAGCGCGCGCGGATTCAGTTCCTCCACCACTAACGCCAACAAGATGCTGGTGCTGATCGACGGCCGCAGCATTTACAGCATGCTGTACTCCGGCGTGTTGTGGGAAGAAAAGGACGTCATGCTGGAGGATGTGGACCGCATCGAAGTGGTGCGCGGGCCAGGCGGCACCCTGTGGGGGGCCAATGCGGTTAACGGCGTCATCAACATTATCACGCGTAATGCTCAGGAGACTCAGGGCGGGGTTGTGACCGTCGGCGCTGGGTTAGAGGAACGCGGTCTGTATCAACAACGCTACGGTTGGCGAATCGGCGAGGAAGGCTATGCGCGGATCTATGGCAAAGGGGTCTATCGCGACAATAGCGGCGGCTTGGGTACGGAGGACGACAGTGAACACCTGCAAACAGGGTTCAGGGTGGACCTGGAGCGCGGCAGCCAGGACACCTATACGCTACAGGGAGATTACTACCGGGGCGAGGCGGGCTCGATGGAAGAGTTCCACGGCGGCAACCTGATGTTTAATTGGAGTCATACCTTTTCTGAGCAGCGCAGCCAGCAGTTGTTGCTTTACTTCGATAACACCGTGCTGGAAACCACTGGCCTCGACGATAAGCGCGATATCTGGAATCTGGAATACCAGTTGCGCAATCAGTTCGGGTTTCATGATGTCGTGGCGGGCCTCGGTTATCGAGTGGTTCATGATGAAGTTCTGTCGCCTTCTGAGGTATCCGGCTTGCGGCCAGAGAAACGCAATGACGAGGTCAAGAACCTGTTTATACAGGATGAAATCAAACCCTTCGGCGAGAATTTCCGTTTCATCGCAGGAACAAAATATGAAGTGAATGATTACTCCGGCGAGGAATGGCAGCCCAGTGTGAGGCTCGCTTATGACTTCCCGGACGCCATTATCTGGGCGTCCTGGTCCAAGGCGGTGCGAGTGCCGACGCGATTGGAGCACGATTTGTATGCGCCGGGCCTGGAAGGGGCTCAAAGTCTGCTGCCGGAGCGCGCTAAATTTTATGAGGTCGGGGGCCGTAAATCCTGGAAGAAATGGACGCTGGATCTGTCCGCCTACCATGGCGAGTACGATGATTTGAGAACGATAGGGACCAGTGGCATCCGCAACGAAATGACTGGCGATGTCCGAGGCGTTGAAGTCTCATTAGATTACAAGCCCAATCCTGTCTGGCGGTTACGCTTAAATGCCAGCCATATGGAAATGGATATGGAACTGGACGCTTCGAGCGATTCGGTGATCAGTGCTGAAAGCCTTGAAGATACCTCCCCCAGAGACATGGCCCAATTGATTTCTTATTGGGACATCTCACCTTCCTGGAGTTTGAACGCCTATCTGCGTTATGTGGACCGCATTCAGGGTTCCAATATCCCCAGCTTTCTTGTGGCTGACCTCAGTGTGGTGTGGAAGCCGACGGAAGATCTGCGCGCGCAGTGGGTTCTGCGTCATTTGGGCGACCCGCACCCGGAGTCAGTGGGCGTGAATGGCGAAGTGGAATCCGACGCCGCCTTCTATCTGGGCTGGGAGTTTTAG
- a CDS encoding putative bifunctional diguanylate cyclase/phosphodiesterase: protein MLQLEGSRLLIVDDEQRNTRLLADIFRAEGCDVHELNNSCNTLKTVANYEPDLIILDVMMPGKNGFELTREIKSHEAWKHIPIILLTALADRDSCVSGLEAGAEDYVSKPFNRRELCARVNNLLKLKKLHDFQNQNIRLLEQYDPVTGLPRKEILLEIANTLFKKKKDSSFCVGVCEVDLDQTLIGLLSTLDRDMSEKQISRTVVERMSAIFPPGILMGCLGPGKFGVVLEASENEAASQLRLLQHRLQQPFMIQSQEFLLKFSIGYIPPSMPLQEWRVLFNKAEMALLEAKKEGGNLLKKFIPEMDAENYERWWLSQALFQAMRDQQFEVYFQPLVDISKETLVGFEALLRWQHPDKGFISPARFIPLAEENGHIYDLSLWMIEQVCQQIVAWRRIGPRVRMAINISPAQLYRDDFTEDFVDIFTRYHLTPNDFELELTESSLMDPKGGGQLQALWRQGFDIAIDDFGTGFSNLEYLKKYPFNRLKIDRSFISNICESSDDIAIVKAILAIAEHMGFKVIAEGIETVQQLEKLRELGCHEAQGFYFSKPVPATIATDMLRYGLKPSPS, encoded by the coding sequence ATGCTCCAGCTCGAGGGAAGCAGGCTGTTAATAGTCGATGACGAACAGCGCAACACCAGACTGCTGGCGGATATCTTTCGCGCGGAAGGATGTGACGTTCACGAGCTGAACAATAGCTGCAACACATTGAAAACCGTCGCCAATTACGAACCGGACCTGATCATCCTGGACGTGATGATGCCAGGCAAAAACGGTTTTGAGCTGACCCGGGAAATCAAATCTCATGAAGCCTGGAAACACATTCCCATTATTCTATTGACCGCGCTGGCGGACAGAGACTCCTGTGTTTCCGGGCTGGAGGCCGGCGCGGAGGACTATGTCAGCAAGCCTTTCAACCGCCGGGAACTCTGCGCCCGCGTCAATAACCTGCTGAAACTGAAAAAGCTGCATGACTTTCAGAACCAGAATATTCGCCTGTTAGAGCAATACGATCCGGTCACCGGTCTGCCCCGTAAAGAAATCCTGCTGGAAATCGCCAACACCCTGTTCAAGAAGAAAAAAGACAGCTCCTTCTGCGTCGGGGTATGTGAAGTCGACTTGGACCAAACCCTGATCGGACTTCTCAGCACCCTGGATCGGGACATGTCCGAAAAGCAGATCAGCCGCACAGTGGTCGAACGCATGTCCGCGATTTTTCCGCCGGGCATCCTGATGGGCTGCCTGGGTCCTGGAAAATTCGGCGTCGTGCTGGAAGCCTCGGAGAACGAAGCCGCCTCGCAGCTGCGTTTGTTGCAGCACCGGCTGCAACAGCCGTTTATGATCCAATCGCAGGAGTTTTTGCTGAAATTCTCTATCGGCTACATACCGCCCAGCATGCCTTTGCAAGAATGGCGCGTCCTTTTCAATAAAGCGGAAATGGCGTTACTGGAAGCCAAGAAAGAAGGCGGCAACCTGCTGAAAAAATTCATCCCGGAAATGGACGCGGAAAACTACGAGCGCTGGTGGCTATCCCAGGCGCTGTTTCAGGCCATGCGCGATCAGCAGTTTGAAGTGTACTTCCAGCCCCTGGTGGACATATCCAAAGAAACACTGGTCGGCTTTGAGGCCCTGTTACGCTGGCAACATCCGGACAAGGGCTTTATCAGCCCCGCGCGTTTTATCCCCCTGGCGGAGGAAAATGGCCACATTTATGACCTGAGCCTGTGGATGATCGAGCAGGTCTGCCAACAGATCGTCGCCTGGCGCAGAATCGGTCCGAGGGTGCGCATGGCGATAAATATTTCACCGGCGCAATTGTATCGGGATGACTTCACCGAGGACTTTGTCGACATCTTCACCCGCTACCACCTGACTCCGAATGACTTTGAACTGGAACTGACCGAAAGCAGCCTGATGGACCCCAAAGGCGGCGGGCAACTGCAAGCGCTGTGGCGACAGGGGTTCGATATCGCCATCGACGATTTCGGCACGGGGTTCAGTAACCTGGAATATCTGAAAAAGTACCCGTTCAACCGTCTCAAAATTGACCGCTCCTTCATCAGCAATATCTGCGAGTCCAGCGACGACATCGCCATTGTCAAAGCCATTCTGGCGATTGCGGAACATATGGGCTTCAAGGTCATCGCAGAAGGCATCGAAACGGTTCAGCAACTGGAAAAGCTACGGGAACTGGGGTGTCACGAGGCCCAGGGCTTTTACTTCAGCAAACCGGTCCCCGCCACCATTGCAACGGACATGTTGCGCTATGGCTTGAAGCCCTCACCGTCCTGA